Proteins encoded within one genomic window of Synergistaceae bacterium:
- a CDS encoding sugar ABC transporter ATP-binding protein produces the protein MRDLHKRYPGVHALKGISFSLREGEVHALVGENGAGKTTLVKTLAGVIAPDEGEMLIRGERVRWSGPGDAIRAGVGIIHQELSLAPHLSVAENIYLGREPRRGPFTDRRRLRDDAARLLDGFGVEIDAGARAGVLSPGEQQLVEIAKAMSQEVSILAMDEPTSSLSARETERLFHVISELRGSGVGIIYISHHLDEVFSLADRISVMRDGEMVGGGEAAELDSERVVSMMVGRHVEALYPRSFGTPGEVLLEVRGLSRTEVLTDVSFSLRSGEILGVSGLVGSGRTEMARCLAGLDPFDGGEILVGGAIFKPRTPADALERGIVLVPEDRKRQGLFLNRTIRDNVVSMRLLNGLRRGPFVDRAAAMELSESFVRRLGVRCRGVLDSVFSLSGGNQQKVAIAKGLAVSPRVLVLDEPTRGVDVGAKAEIHGIMDELAAQGMGILMISSDLPEVVGMSDSVLAFRDGRCVARFPRGESAGEMSERIMTAATGGDSHD, from the coding sequence ATGAGGGACTTGCACAAGCGCTACCCGGGCGTGCACGCTCTGAAGGGGATCTCCTTCTCGCTGCGGGAGGGCGAGGTGCACGCCCTGGTGGGCGAGAACGGGGCGGGCAAGACAACCCTGGTGAAGACTCTCGCAGGTGTTATCGCGCCCGACGAGGGGGAGATGCTGATCCGCGGCGAGCGGGTCCGGTGGAGCGGCCCCGGGGACGCCATCCGGGCCGGAGTCGGGATAATCCACCAGGAGCTGAGCTTGGCGCCGCACCTGTCAGTGGCGGAGAACATCTACCTGGGGCGGGAGCCTAGGCGAGGGCCGTTCACGGACAGGAGGAGGCTGCGCGATGACGCGGCCAGGCTGCTGGACGGCTTCGGCGTCGAGATAGACGCAGGGGCGCGCGCGGGCGTCCTTTCGCCAGGCGAGCAGCAGCTGGTGGAGATAGCGAAGGCCATGTCGCAGGAGGTCTCGATCCTCGCTATGGACGAGCCGACCTCCAGCCTGTCGGCGCGCGAGACCGAGAGGCTGTTCCACGTGATCTCGGAGTTACGCGGGTCCGGCGTCGGCATCATCTACATCTCGCACCACCTGGACGAGGTGTTCTCACTTGCGGACCGGATCTCGGTTATGAGGGACGGGGAGATGGTCGGCGGCGGGGAGGCGGCAGAACTCGACTCCGAGAGGGTCGTCTCGATGATGGTGGGGAGGCACGTGGAGGCGCTCTACCCTCGTAGCTTCGGTACACCGGGCGAGGTGCTGCTGGAGGTCCGGGGGCTGTCGAGGACGGAAGTACTCACGGACGTGTCCTTCTCCCTTCGGTCGGGCGAGATACTGGGGGTGTCCGGGCTCGTGGGGAGCGGCCGCACGGAGATGGCCAGATGCCTGGCGGGTCTCGACCCGTTCGACGGAGGAGAGATACTGGTCGGCGGGGCGATCTTCAAGCCGCGCACGCCGGCGGATGCCCTTGAACGCGGGATTGTGCTGGTGCCGGAGGATAGGAAGAGGCAGGGGCTCTTCCTTAACCGGACCATCCGCGACAACGTGGTGTCGATGCGGCTGTTGAACGGACTTCGCAGAGGTCCGTTCGTCGACAGGGCCGCGGCCATGGAGCTATCCGAGTCCTTTGTCCGGAGACTTGGGGTCAGATGCAGGGGCGTGCTCGACTCGGTATTCTCGCTGAGCGGGGGGAACCAGCAGAAGGTGGCCATTGCCAAGGGGCTCGCAGTGTCGCCGAGAGTGCTGGTGCTGGACGAGCCGACTCGCGGGGTGGACGTCGGGGCGAAGGCGGAGATTCACGGGATCATGGACGAGCTGGCGGCGCAGGGGATGGGCATACTGATGATCTCTTCCGACCTGCCCGAGGTGGTCGGGATGAGCGACTCGGTGCTGGCCTTCCGCGACGGGAGATGTGTGGCCCGTTTCCCCCGCGGCGAGTCCGCCGGCGAGATGAGCGAGAGGATCATGACCGCGGCGACCGGGGGCGATTCTCATGACTGA
- the rbsB gene encoding ribose ABC transporter substrate-binding protein RbsB has product MRKFLAMLLVVAIFAAPAAAAEKTLGLVISTLNNPFFVTLKEGAEEAAEKAGVKLVILDAQDDSARMTAAMEDLVQQKVDAILVNPTDSDAVVPSIMKANEAGIPVLTIDRGASGGKVACHVASDNVAGGVMAGEFLAEKLGGEGKVVELVGIPGTSAARDRGEGFNEAMKNFAGIQIVASQAADFSRDKGLKVFENILQAQPEIDGVFAHNDEMILGAVEAAEAAGRTGIVFVGFDAVDDAVAAVKEGKLAATVAQQPAMIGATGVEKAAALLEGEELPEFIPVPLQLVTE; this is encoded by the coding sequence ATGAGGAAGTTTCTTGCGATGCTGCTGGTGGTCGCTATCTTCGCGGCGCCCGCCGCTGCGGCGGAGAAGACGTTGGGGCTGGTAATTTCGACCCTTAACAACCCGTTCTTCGTCACTCTCAAGGAGGGAGCCGAGGAGGCCGCGGAGAAGGCGGGGGTCAAGCTTGTGATCCTTGACGCCCAGGACGACTCGGCCAGGATGACCGCCGCGATGGAGGACCTGGTGCAGCAGAAGGTGGACGCGATACTGGTCAACCCGACCGACTCGGATGCGGTCGTCCCATCGATCATGAAGGCCAACGAGGCGGGGATACCGGTGCTGACCATAGACCGGGGCGCGTCTGGCGGCAAGGTGGCGTGCCACGTGGCGAGCGACAACGTCGCGGGCGGGGTTATGGCCGGGGAGTTCCTGGCGGAGAAGCTGGGCGGCGAGGGCAAGGTGGTCGAGCTGGTCGGCATCCCGGGCACTTCGGCGGCCAGGGACAGGGGAGAGGGGTTCAACGAAGCGATGAAGAACTTCGCCGGGATTCAGATAGTCGCGTCCCAGGCGGCGGACTTCAGCCGCGACAAGGGTCTGAAGGTGTTCGAGAACATACTGCAGGCACAGCCGGAGATAGACGGGGTCTTCGCTCACAACGACGAGATGATCCTGGGGGCTGTCGAGGCGGCGGAGGCGGCCGGGCGCACGGGGATAGTCTTCGTGGGCTTCGACGCGGTCGACGACGCTGTGGCCGCCGTCAAGGAGGGCAAGCTGGCCGCGACCGTGGCGCAGCAGCCCGCGATGATAGGAGCGACGGGCGTCGAGAAGGCGGCGGCGCTGCTAGAGGGCGAGGAGCTGCCGGAGTTCATCCCGGTGCCCCTCCAGCTCGTTACGGAATAG
- a CDS encoding ABC transporter permease, with product MLLAGSLEGRFFTGANLLNVLRQSSIIGVISLGMTVVILTGGIDLSVGSVLALSSLVAASAVKSGAPAPLAWGCALLAGAFLGWINGLFTANLRLPPFIVTLGMMGLARGLSFIYTGGAPITGFPSLFRLPGAGVVAGLPVPAIIFGAAFVSAHILLERCPWGEYVRNTGSNLTAAWGSGLNVRGTVARAYLLSGLLASVAGLMLTGRLDSAQPGAGVGYEFGAIAAVVLGGTSFSGGAGTLSGTLLGVLIMAVLENGMNLLNVNPLSEQLVKGIVIAAALTAHGAMRRRTERS from the coding sequence ATGTTGCTTGCCGGGTCGCTGGAGGGTAGGTTCTTCACCGGGGCGAACCTGCTGAACGTGCTGCGACAGTCGTCGATCATAGGCGTGATCTCGCTCGGCATGACGGTGGTCATCCTGACGGGAGGCATAGACCTGTCGGTGGGGAGCGTGCTGGCACTCTCGTCGCTGGTGGCGGCCTCGGCGGTGAAGTCGGGGGCGCCCGCGCCCCTGGCCTGGGGCTGCGCGCTGCTGGCCGGGGCCTTTCTGGGATGGATCAACGGGCTCTTCACCGCGAATCTGCGGCTGCCCCCCTTCATCGTGACCCTCGGCATGATGGGGCTGGCGCGGGGACTCTCATTCATCTACACGGGAGGCGCTCCTATCACCGGATTCCCGTCTCTCTTCCGCCTGCCCGGGGCGGGGGTGGTCGCGGGTTTGCCGGTGCCGGCGATCATCTTCGGCGCGGCCTTCGTTTCGGCCCACATCCTGCTGGAGCGATGCCCGTGGGGAGAGTACGTCCGCAACACCGGGTCGAACTTGACGGCGGCCTGGGGGTCGGGGCTGAACGTGCGGGGGACGGTGGCAAGGGCCTACCTGCTGAGCGGGCTGCTGGCCTCCGTCGCGGGGCTGATGCTGACAGGCCGCCTGGACTCGGCCCAGCCAGGCGCGGGCGTGGGGTACGAGTTCGGAGCGATAGCTGCGGTGGTGCTGGGAGGCACGAGCTTTTCGGGAGGGGCTGGAACTCTGTCCGGGACACTGCTGGGTGTGCTGATCATGGCGGTGCTGGAGAACGGTATGAACCTGCTGAACGTCAACCCCCTGTCCGAGCAGCTGGTCAAGGGGATTGTGATAGCCGCCGCCCTGACCGCGCACGGCGCCATGAGAAGGCGGACCGAGCGCTCCTAA
- the rbsD gene encoding D-ribose pyranase, producing the protein MKKGGIIHPELMFQLASCGHGDLICIADAGLPIPPETPRVDLGFVPGRPGFFEVLDAMLAEMCVEGAVWAGEAEEKSPEVRERLEELFGDSGSAIPHEEFKDLLLDARFVVRTGEFTPYANVLLRCGVPF; encoded by the coding sequence ATGAAAAAGGGCGGGATAATTCACCCGGAGCTGATGTTTCAACTTGCGTCGTGCGGGCACGGAGACCTGATCTGCATTGCGGACGCAGGACTGCCGATTCCGCCGGAGACCCCGAGGGTGGACCTGGGCTTTGTGCCCGGAAGGCCGGGGTTTTTCGAGGTCCTGGACGCGATGCTGGCGGAGATGTGCGTGGAGGGGGCGGTCTGGGCCGGCGAGGCAGAGGAGAAGAGCCCGGAGGTGAGGGAGAGGTTGGAGGAGCTGTTCGGCGACTCCGGGTCGGCAATTCCTCACGAGGAGTTCAAGGACCTGCTGCTGGACGCTCGCTTCGTGGTCCGCACCGGGGAGTTCACCCCCTACGCGAACGTGCTGCTGCGCTGCGGGGTTCCATTTTAG
- a CDS encoding ABC transporter permease yields MDFAVNILALGVPFSVALLIASLGEMFNQRAGVFNLGCEGIMAMGAFMGFLAPFLVGGGGPTAEIWNYAGILMAMVAGALMGLFFGIAVVTFRAPQGIAGIGLQMFGVGVAGTFFRHFVGGTQSIPGIPAMPLPLLSKIPVLGPVLFSHNPLVYVAFLLAPAAWYVLFKTPWGLRVRASGANPRAADSIGVKVNLVRFQALAVGGALAGLAGAYLSLCQAKMFSDEIIAGRGFIAVALVYFGHWRPLKITGGALLFSLAQALQLAIQGRGINFPYEFAVMLPYVLVIGALAFSRESLLLGPTALGRPFDREIRT; encoded by the coding sequence ATGGACTTCGCGGTAAACATTCTTGCGCTCGGGGTGCCCTTCAGCGTGGCGCTGCTCATCGCGTCGCTCGGCGAGATGTTCAATCAAAGGGCAGGGGTCTTCAACCTGGGCTGCGAGGGGATAATGGCGATGGGGGCGTTCATGGGCTTCCTCGCGCCCTTCCTGGTGGGCGGAGGAGGGCCGACGGCGGAGATCTGGAACTACGCGGGCATACTGATGGCGATGGTCGCGGGGGCTCTGATGGGGCTCTTCTTCGGGATCGCCGTGGTGACATTCCGCGCGCCGCAGGGGATCGCGGGAATAGGGCTGCAGATGTTCGGCGTCGGGGTCGCGGGGACCTTCTTCCGGCACTTTGTCGGCGGGACCCAGAGCATTCCGGGGATTCCGGCCATGCCCCTCCCCCTGCTATCCAAGATTCCCGTGCTGGGGCCGGTGCTCTTCTCTCACAACCCGCTGGTCTACGTGGCCTTCCTGCTGGCGCCGGCGGCCTGGTACGTTCTGTTCAAGACCCCGTGGGGGCTGCGAGTGCGTGCGTCGGGTGCGAACCCTCGTGCTGCGGACTCGATCGGAGTGAAGGTGAACCTGGTGCGCTTCCAGGCGCTGGCGGTGGGGGGCGCTCTCGCAGGGCTGGCGGGGGCCTACCTGAGCCTCTGCCAGGCGAAGATGTTCAGCGACGAGATCATAGCCGGGCGAGGGTTCATAGCGGTCGCGCTTGTCTACTTCGGCCACTGGAGGCCGTTGAAGATAACGGGAGGCGCTCTGCTCTTCAGCCTGGCGCAGGCGCTTCAGCTTGCGATCCAGGGGCGGGGGATAAACTTCCCCTACGAGTTCGCGGTGATGCTGCCCTACGTGCTGGTGATCGGTGCCCTGGCCTTCAGCCGAGAGAGTCTGCTCCTGGGGCCTACGGCGCTGGGCAGGCCTTTCGACCGGGAGATCCGCACGTGA
- a CDS encoding ABC transporter permease codes for MKWFKTLYTTVVILLAAGVATLAGALILWTIGADVTKTYSVIAFEPLKNAMQIGEVIIRAIPLTIIALGISVAYRSGIINIGAEGQMSMGILAATAVALALPNAPRFALLPLALTAGALGGAAWGFIPGILRARLHVSELLSTVMLNYIAAQFYTFCLRGPMLDPAEITMGSGTPQSMRLTRGVWLDRLLPGTRIHSGVWLALGLAFVIWLLLFRTSWGYRLRASGAGERAAKYGGIAVERCLVTAMVISGACAGLAGAVEIAGVHRRAIEGVTSGYGFSAIVVALFGGLHPAGIIPAAFFFGMLLVGADMTQRMAGVPANVVTALQGVIILVIVATRMVLENPYLRERVGNRLFGSTERGGEA; via the coding sequence ATGAAGTGGTTTAAAACCCTCTACACGACGGTCGTGATCCTGCTGGCAGCGGGTGTGGCCACCCTCGCCGGCGCGCTGATCCTGTGGACGATCGGGGCGGACGTGACGAAGACCTACTCGGTGATCGCGTTCGAGCCACTGAAGAACGCCATGCAGATAGGCGAGGTGATCATAAGGGCGATACCTCTGACGATCATAGCGCTCGGCATCTCCGTGGCCTACCGCAGCGGCATCATCAACATAGGCGCGGAGGGGCAGATGTCGATGGGGATATTGGCCGCGACCGCGGTGGCGCTCGCGCTGCCGAACGCTCCAAGGTTCGCGCTGCTGCCGCTGGCCCTGACCGCGGGGGCGCTTGGCGGGGCGGCCTGGGGCTTCATACCTGGTATCCTCAGGGCAAGGCTGCACGTCAGCGAGCTTCTCTCCACCGTGATGCTGAACTACATAGCCGCTCAGTTCTACACCTTCTGCCTGAGGGGTCCTATGCTCGACCCGGCGGAGATAACGATGGGAAGCGGCACCCCCCAGTCGATGAGGCTGACCAGGGGAGTATGGCTGGACCGCCTGTTGCCCGGCACTCGCATTCACTCCGGGGTCTGGCTGGCGCTGGGACTGGCGTTCGTCATCTGGCTGCTGCTCTTCCGCACGTCGTGGGGTTACAGGCTGAGGGCGTCGGGTGCGGGCGAGCGGGCGGCCAAGTACGGCGGGATCGCGGTGGAGCGCTGCCTGGTGACGGCGATGGTTATAAGCGGGGCGTGCGCCGGACTGGCGGGGGCGGTCGAGATAGCGGGGGTGCACCGCAGGGCCATCGAGGGGGTCACCAGCGGCTACGGCTTCAGCGCTATCGTCGTCGCCCTCTTCGGCGGGCTGCACCCGGCGGGGATCATACCGGCGGCTTTCTTTTTCGGAATGCTCCTGGTCGGGGCGGACATGACTCAGAGGATGGCGGGGGTGCCGGCCAACGTGGTGACGGCGCTGCAGGGTGTCATAATCCTCGTCATCGTCGCCACCCGGATGGTCCTGGAGAACCCATACCTGAGGGAGAGGGTCGGGAACAGGCTGTTCGGCTCGACGGAGCGAGGCGGGGAGGCGTGA